From the Cryptomeria japonica chromosome 2, Sugi_1.0, whole genome shotgun sequence genome, one window contains:
- the LOC131070550 gene encoding polygalacturonase-like: MSFVKGNTYNFTVLICICFHNFSMALICLHLHSLTFFALYFIIAHSGQATVNNKCIRASSKIYHHYDTATDTVFNVLDYGAVGDGQHDDSKAFGQAWEAACKTSSATLLVPSNKTFLVNNLAFEGQCEPGLVFQVDGMIIAPEDPEAWESKDVWLLFEHLNQFTLTGNGVIDGQGSKWWDNHSKQSASDDRPTAIHFNGCTELAINGLHVSNSPRIHFALSECDRVQMVGVEIMAPEDSPNTDGIDVFTSRNIVIEDCIIGTGDDCIAIGNGALDIVIKDVTCGPGHGISIGSLGKDDSESEVRSVQVDGAIFKETQNGLRIKTWQGGSGMARDIIFGNVQMVNAENPIIIDQYYCDSPDPCQTQSSAVQVSNVTYKSISGTSASQAAIKLDCSHSNPCKSITLSDVSLTLPSGDEATSECQNAQGQSIGTVNPSGCFSSV; the protein is encoded by the exons ATGAGTTTTGTTAAAGGAAATACTTACAATTTCACGGTTTTAATCTGCATTTGTTTTCACAATTTTTCCATGGCTCTAATTTGCCTACACCTTCACAGTTTGACGTTTTTCGCTCTGTATTTCATTATTGCTCATTCTGGTCAGGCAACTGTGAACAACAAATGTATTAGAGCCTCAAGCAAAATTTACCATCACTATGATACTGCTACAGATACAGTCTTCAACGTGTTAGATTATGGTGCAGTGGGAGATGGACAGCATGATGATTCTAAG GCATTTGGACAGGCATGGGAGGCAGCTTGTAAGACATCATCTGCAACTTTGCTTGTGCCAAGCAATAAAACATTTCTTGTTAACAATTTAGCTTTCGAGGGACAGTGTGAGCCTGGCCTTGTTTTTCAG GTAGATGGAATGATAATTGCTCCTGAAGATCCAGAGGCTTGGGAAAGCAAAGATGTGTGGTTGCTATTCGAGCATCTTAATCAATTTACTCTTACAGGCAATGGCGTCATTGATGGTCAAGGAAGTAAGTGGTGGGATAACCACTCAAAACAG AGTGCTTCTGACGATCGCCCAACG GCAATTCATTTTAATGGCTGCACTGAACTGGCAATAAATGGATTGCACGTATCAAATAGTCCTAGAATCCACTTCGCATTGTCTGAGTGTGACAGGGTCCAAATGGTGGGTGTTGAAATAATGGCACCAGAAGATAGTCCCAACACTGATGGAATTGATGTGTTTACCTCCAGAAACATTGTGATAGAAGACTGTATAATTGGAACAG GGGATGACTGCATCGCCATAGGGAATGGGGCTTTGGATATCGTAATAAAAGATGTCACATGCGGTCCTGGGCATGGAATAAG TATTGGAAGCCTAGGGAAAGATGATTCAGAATCAGAGGTCCGCTCTGTACAAGTTGATGGGGCCATATTCAAAGAAACACAGAATGGATTAAGAATCAAAACGTGGCAG GGAGGTTCAGGCATGGCAAGGGATATAATCTTCGGGAATGTTCAAATGGTAAATGCAGAGAACCCAATAATAATCGACCAATACTACTGTGATTCCCCGGATCCATGCCAAACTCAG AGCTCAGCTGTGCAAGTGAGTAATGTAACATACAAGAGCATTAGTGGAACATCAGCCTCACAAGCAGCAATTAAACTTGACTGTAGCCACAGCAACCCCTGCAAAAGCATAACTTTGAGCGATGTATCTTTGACACTGCCCTCTGGGGATGAAGCCACATCTGAATGCCAAAATGCACAGGGACAAAGCATTGGGACTGTAAACCCTTCCGGTTGTTTCTCTTCTGTTTAA